The genomic stretch ATTGCTTTTGAAGGTGTGTCGCCGACCATTGTTGCGAGATCAAGCGCACGATTATTCATTACGAAAAGATCATACGCTCCGTTGACTTTCGAGGCAAATTACTGCTGAACCGGGACTGGTCGAGACCAGTTCCAATCCAAGCAGTTTGTTGATGTGGACTTGAGCAAAATCCTTGGTGTGTATGACACAATCTTCAGGATTGATTTTTGTTCTCTTCTATTAGTGACAGCGATCTCCCTTTAGCGAACTGAAGCTTGCCGAAAACGGGTCGGTGTAAGCCTCGTCTCCGCAGGGTATGGTCGGTGGAGTGATTGAGCCTGAGATTGAGCACGCAGTCAAATTAAGCTGCATGTTTATTTGTCCGTGCCCGTCATTCCACAAATATGGCTGAGTCCCAAAACCGTTCCGGAAGTTCATCTCACATGTGATACTGAGACTCGCCGAAGGATCGACGTTGCCGCCCCCCGAGCCGTACCATCCGTTGGGGGTTAAGTCGCGCGAGTAAAGAGAGTCGAGGTAGTACTTAACGGTCATATTCAAGCGAGTTCCATCGAACCAAATGTTAAAGTACGCCCAAGCAGAATCAACCGGCGTGTCGAACGGCGCGCATTCAATACCGGATATCGATGCCCACCCTGAAAAAGTACCACTCCAGCGATCGCGGCCATCCCCCTGCACAACTAATGTAGTATCGTACAGTATCGCATTACCGAAAGACAGAACTTCGAATTTTAACCGAGCTTCAGTGGCATCTCGAAAGAGGAAATAGTCGAGAGAGACCTCTCCGGATACGGGAGCAAAAAAATCTCTCACCCGCAAACCTGGTTCTCCTGTACTCCCAAGGGCCGCTCCGGTCAGAGTTAACCGACAATTATAGGCACCAAAGACGGTGTCCGTTCCAGTGACAATTCCTACCCTCACGCTCCGCAAGGGGTTGTCGACGTATGTCCGAGATGGATTGACAAGAGGGATAATCATGACAAAATGCGATTCTTCTGCACATTCAAATAGCTCATTACGAACTATGATATTACCTGTGAATAGTGAAGAGAACGCGTAGTACATTAAGATGTCGTAATCACTCAGGGCGAGCTCATTGAATTGTCTTGACAGGCCGCACACTTCTTTCGTGACAGTGCCCAACTGTGGTGGGGTGTTTACATCGAGATCGAAACCGGCTTTCTTTAATGAATCGCCCGTTATCCCATTACCATTGAGGTCGTACCGTGAATAGTCGGGGGTATTGGAGCCTGCCGGTCTGCTATTTTCAAACTCAAGAAACTTATTCAGAAGCAATTGAATATCTTTTTCGTTGAACACGCCATCGCTTCCTGGCGCACCTGTCGACCCGGAGACATCAAGTAGTTCTTTCCGAACTTTAGCTGTCGCAAGATTGTCATCAAGAGCGAGACAGCATGCAAAGGCATTGAGGATGCCGGTGCCTCCCTGCATAGTATTATAGACATGAAGAATGATATTCTTGGTGGCCGCGGGAGTAAGTGACGGTTTAAGATTCCACATGTAGGCGGCCAGGCCCGCAACCAGTGGAGTTGCCATCGAGGTGCCGCTATAGCGCGCGATTAATGCACCACCAACTGAGCGGCAATCATCCGGATCGCTTGAATTATCCGCCTTTGCGCATGGCCCGGCGACGGCCTCGCCAAGCACTCTTACCGGCGAGCCCGGATTAGAAAAACTGCTTTCCACTCCGGCTGTATCGGAACTGCCGACTACTATAATATTGTTGAGTTTGGCGGTGGCAAGTGGATCAACAAGCGTGTACGTGGCAATCAGCAGATCTAAGCGAAATTTCTGAAAAGCGGTAAGAGAATCCGGATCGATCAGATCATAGGGGTCATTAAAACCAGCGGCGAGGGCAAATTGGGAGTTCCAGACCGCGAATCGTGATTCATCATTATTCTGTCCCTCGTTGCCAGCCGAAGCGATGTGAAGAAAGTTATCGTAGCGTCCGGCATCGTCAAGCTGGATTCTCCAGCCGATGGCGGTGAGGATTCTGTCGAGTTTCGGGGTGACGCTCATATCGCCGAAGAACCCTAGACTGGTATTGAGGATGAATGGTCCGGTCGGCAGATTTGAAGCGATGGCATCTGAGATCTCAGAGGCCGAAAGTCCATCAAGTGCCAGCGAGGTTATTTTGAGTCGCGATGCCGGACCGGGATGCACGCCCGTGGTACGAAGATTGTCAAATTTTGCGCCGATGATTCCGGCGATGTGAAAACCATGGTTGCCGGGATAGAATCCAACGCTGTTTGCGATATTACTCACGCCTCCTGAGGTTGGCATGAATACTTGAGAGGGGATATCGGCATGGGGACTTTCCGAGTAAAACTCATCAGCCACAACGACAGTGACCTGTCCGAATGAACCTGCCATCTCTTTGACATTCCACGCGGCGGGCATCTTCATTTTTATAAGCGCCTGCATATTAAGCGTGTCACTTGGCGGCAAGACGGCTGAAATTGAGGCCGGTGCGCGGCTATCTCCGGGCAAAAGGGAGATGTTCGCGGTGAATGTGCCATAGGCAAAGAGAAAGGCTCCACTGTTGACGAGAATCTCGCCCAGACTGTCGGCTTCGGCTTTTGATGTGACGGCGGGAATAATAAGCGTCATCATCAGTTTGGCTTCGTTCATGGAAATAATCTTGGCATCGATCGAATCAAGTGCTGAATTCACCTGCCCCACAGTCGAGTTCGGGCTAATAATCGCATCTAGACGCGTGGTCATAAAGCCATTGTCGCCAATCTCTGATTCCGAGGCGGGCGTAGGATCAAGGTCATAGACAACCGTATCAGCGACCGCAGAGGTATCACCTCCTAGTAGGACGCCGGTTGGGGCAAGAGGCGGATTGTTTGGCGGAGAGTCGGTAGTATTTTTTGAACAACTAAAGAACGCGCCATTCGAAATAACCAAAAGCGTGAAAAGAAAAAAATACATTGAAACATGTGTTCGATTCATCATCGCGTCATTCCTCTCTAATTGGCTATTGCTATGGCATCACGCATGGATATGTTGAAAATAGCGGGTGCTACTTCCCAAAATAGTCATGCTTGAGAGACAATATATATAATAGGAGGAGAAGTATCAAAGAAAATTGTGACGAGTTGGGGGGTCTTAGACATGAGTGTGTGAAGGAATCTGCTACTTTATGAGTTTTCCAAGATGTATACGAGCCGAGTAAGCTGGGCAAGGCTTCGGAAGTAATAAATGGATGACACCTATTTCGATTCTTATGAGTAATTATTATAAGCTCACATTCACGCTGTCCGGCCTGGCCGCATTGCTTCTTGCCACTATTTCAATTGGCCTACCGGACAATGAGATCAGGGCAGTAGCTTTTGAGCCGACTGGCAAGACCACTCTTCAGACCAATATTTCAATAAAATTCTCAAAGGATATGGTATCGAAAGATAGTCTGGACATGCCAAGACTCGATCCGCCCGTTGTGTTTACCCCGGCAATACAAGGGATTGCTCGGTGGATTGAAACCGATGTGCTCAGATTCTTTCCGGACTCG from Candidatus Zixiibacteriota bacterium encodes the following:
- a CDS encoding S8 family serine peptidase produces the protein MMNRTHVSMYFFLFTLLVISNGAFFSCSKNTTDSPPNNPPLAPTGVLLGGDTSAVADTVVYDLDPTPASESEIGDNGFMTTRLDAIISPNSTVGQVNSALDSIDAKIISMNEAKLMMTLIIPAVTSKAEADSLGEILVNSGAFLFAYGTFTANISLLPGDSRAPASISAVLPPSDTLNMQALIKMKMPAAWNVKEMAGSFGQVTVVVADEFYSESPHADIPSQVFMPTSGGVSNIANSVGFYPGNHGFHIAGIIGAKFDNLRTTGVHPGPASRLKITSLALDGLSASEISDAIASNLPTGPFILNTSLGFFGDMSVTPKLDRILTAIGWRIQLDDAGRYDNFLHIASAGNEGQNNDESRFAVWNSQFALAAGFNDPYDLIDPDSLTAFQKFRLDLLIATYTLVDPLATAKLNNIIVVGSSDTAGVESSFSNPGSPVRVLGEAVAGPCAKADNSSDPDDCRSVGGALIARYSGTSMATPLVAGLAAYMWNLKPSLTPAATKNIILHVYNTMQGGTGILNAFACCLALDDNLATAKVRKELLDVSGSTGAPGSDGVFNEKDIQLLLNKFLEFENSRPAGSNTPDYSRYDLNGNGITGDSLKKAGFDLDVNTPPQLGTVTKEVCGLSRQFNELALSDYDILMYYAFSSLFTGNIIVRNELFECAEESHFVMIIPLVNPSRTYVDNPLRSVRVGIVTGTDTVFGAYNCRLTLTGAALGSTGEPGLRVRDFFAPVSGEVSLDYFLFRDATEARLKFEVLSFGNAILYDTTLVVQGDGRDRWSGTFSGWASISGIECAPFDTPVDSAWAYFNIWFDGTRLNMTVKYYLDSLYSRDLTPNGWYGSGGGNVDPSASLSITCEMNFRNGFGTQPYLWNDGHGQINMQLNLTACSISGSITPPTIPCGDEAYTDPFSASFSSLKGDRCH